AGCAATGGAACTACAACAAAGATGACCTTTTCAAAGCAACAAACTGGGACAAGTTGATTGAAGGTAGCATGAGCCGGTCGTACCCTTAGGAATATGGTAACATATCCAAATGACAGCTGTGTATAGAATCTGATGACACTTGTATAATGTCATATATCATAGCAATTTGAAACCTGAAATGGCTGTATCATTCATTAGTGGACGTTGTATACTGTTGTAATTGTGACGCTTAAATGTCTATTTTAAAACCCATGCATAATGTATCATAAGTGATTGCATGTATGGCGTTCTCATGAAGCAGTTTTGTTAGCTGAAGGGAAAGGGGAATGCCAATACACGTGTATACGGATTAAAAACTTGGtttttattattgaaattaaCAAGCATCGAAAAGCCATTACTGATCGGAAATGAAATAAACTGATAAAAATCGTAAAATGGtaatttatttcattcttaCCGGAAAATGTTTGATTGCTGTCTAACCAGGTAGGGTTATATTGTGACGTATGTGCATTTTTACGAAATCAATAACGTTGACGTTTCCAGTTAATTAAATGCTATTACATCGTGCATTCAGGCGACAATGACTGATTGGCATGTTTCACTTTCCAAACATCAGAGAGGTAGAATTAATTACCCCTTCAGTCTGTTGAATGATGCAGTCTGTATTATGCATATTCATGTCATAGCCTAGAGTCAATGGGTAGGCCGGTAACAATGATTTCAGAAGAAACACCACATAGTTGGTCTGCCATGACAAATATGTTCAATATAATCTGCCATATTAATTGATTATGGAGCCTCACACCCCACAAAGAAAAGCAATGCATAATTTAACAATGTCTATTTCATTCCGACAACATGGAATTACAACACATTCCCGTAGAAATGAGATGATTAGTAATTGCAATATGCGAACTACCACTTTGATATTCTAGCTTgattttcttcaattttattGCCTTCAATGTTCTTTTCCTGTTCATGCCTTTGTGTGAGGAGAACAGAAAACTTGATAATGAATATGCTTCAGTTTTATAACacatttaatatgtttttgttataatcGAAACTATGATAAAACTGacgtatacatttttttctgtgttttgtaTCTATGTTGATTGTTGATTTTAACCAACACTTAAAAGTTAATTAAAAGAACATGCTCATTACATTAATCTTTGACATTCaatcttaaaattaaaaaaaaaacacacaccaAACAAGCTCAAACTTGCATCGTAATCTAATCATCTATCGGATCATTTTCGACAATTTCCTGACTATTTTTGATACAATATGAAtggtaagtacattatatatgaatTAGATTAAGAGATACGTGCATTAGCTAAATGTTATTTACATAATCATAAAGATAGCAGATCATATTTAGTAAATTGATTATCTTTGCATAAAAAACTAAGATAGGGTTAGCCACCAACTGTAGCGCTCAAGTCATTGAATACTACTTCCAGAGTATGGCATCCGAGTGAACAAATTGAATTATAATGCCAAGTATAACATCTGTGAGAAAGTGTATTTTACGGGAGAGTCCATTTCGTATGAACATTTTGAAATCAGTCTTGAAGTCTGGctagataaaataaataattcgCTTTCTTAAATTCATATGAAATTGAAACGAAAGTAAGATTTGAAAGTAAGAAAGTAGGTACATGTCCTGGTAACTGAAGAGCATCCTCAACATTCCAGTAATGATGAAAGCACGAACACAATTCTATCTTAACACAGGTTGTATTACGTAGTCGATGTAATGTTCTGAATTAATTTGATTAACATGGCTAGAATTGAATCTTATAATTCGATATTTACCTAATTAGAATGAATATGCTAATTAGTGTTTATGCTCATTATTTGTCCATTAGTTTCTCTCCAGTCTCCGCCAACAAGAGtacaaatgtaattattgaCACTCGATGAGTCATTTACACGAAAAATGGGATTGAATTATAAGGCCTCATGGGAATATACGGCTATACTCAAGATATTCAACGTATACGTCTTGTAGGAAATAATTTCTTAAAAGTTTGGCATCCTGGAATGATTTAGCAGTTTGTTTGAAAGCGAGGTTTATCCTAATATCAATTGAATCCACAACAGGATGCAATGCATGTTAGTCATGCGTATTTATACAGGGCGTTTTCtatttcattactgtatgtgcaccacatacatttgtataacaacGATATGTTACACTTAGACGTGACTTAACTATTTtgcaaaacatgtacatgtacgatacattgtatatacattttggCACATTTCCCAATCTATGTATAGCAATTAGAAAGCAAAGGATAAAGGGGTTTGGATTGGGgaggggggagggaggggggatATTGTTGTGACATTGTGGCGATATGTTTCATTGCTCCGTTTAATGTAAGACACATTCAGTAATGATAATACAGACTGAAACTGATGTGAATTAAAATGTTACTTGAAGAGAAACTACGCTTTTCTGCACACATGTACCGAACTCAAGATTGTGTCGAACTGATATTGAAACCGTAaggtttatgaaaaaaaaacccgtttGGTGGTGCTGACAGTAAATGAATTGTTCGTGCACCTGTCAAATGGTTTAAAAAATTTGTATATTCTtctgtatatttattatttcacgACCAGTAGCAGATTAAGTGCTCGTAAACTCAAGCCTTTGTGAGTTAAACGGCATTAAATGCTACGATggctacatatatacaatgcatgTACAACGATGATTCTTCTTCACAGTGATTTATTGTCAACAAGATCCGTGCACGTGTGATCATctatattttcttatttatcGGAAAAAGCGTGTTTAAAACGCCCAAAAGCCTTGATACCGATAGCACTCTGTTTGTTTAGCAGCTGGCGAGGTCTTTTTTGTACCGACAAAATACACCTATACCAACGAACAAAATCAGTATGACCAACTCTCTGAACCATGCAGTAAGAGTTGTATTAGTAAATATTTATTAGATGATATACTAGAATAAATAAGTTGCACCCTTTTCAATAACACTGGTACGAAATGGATAGAATGTAAATTATTTTGACACTGATGGATAGCATCTGGCGTTTTGTCCTACTCATTACCTATGTGTTGGCAAGAGGTTGGCTGatgcttttatttatttactgaaGCCGGTCATCATTTGGTTGTAGCTGATGGAGAATCTCAGTGTAAGCTTTTAGGTCGGACGGGAGAGGGTCATTTGTACTAATATAACGAGCATAGATCTACGTTCGTCTGGCTCAAGGTTAGATACATTTATCTGGCTCAAGGTTAGATATATTTATCTGGCTCAAGGTTAGATACATTAATCTGGTTCAAGGTTAGATACATTCATCTGGCTCAATGTTAGATACATTAATCTGGCTCAAGGTTAGATACATTAATCTGGCTCAAGGTTAGATACATTTATTTGGCTCAAGGTTAGATACATTAATCTGGCTCAAGGTTAGATACATTCGTCTGGCTCAAGGTTAGATACATTCGTCTGGCTCAAGGTTAGATACATTAATCTGGCTCAAGGTTAGATACATTAATCTGGCTCAAGGTTAGATACATTAATCTGGCTCAAGGTTAGATACATTTATCTGGTTCAAGGTTAGATACATTCATCTGGCTCAAGGTTTGATACATTTATCTGGCTTAAGGTTTTTTTGTTAGTATATCTTAAATTACTTTTTAGGTATACACTTAGTACTGGAGAAATGTAGCGTCAGTTGAACATTCTTTCTGCATTGGCAgtatcatttttattattttgataaactCAAAATgattttggaatatttttttttattataacatttacaccgaatgtttacattttatttgcaATGATTTCGCAAAATTTACTTTTCAATATCATATTCTAACATGCAGCGTAATCTTATATTTCCAAAACCGAATACCATCTAGTCAATGATCATCAGGTATTTTTGACGTCATTAGAGATGTGGCAAATGTAACACAaatagatgacgtcataattttaaaaaaaaatttgatgaCCAAAGAAGTTGTTATGTGGCATACTATAAAAGGAACAAAATCAACGAAAACAAAGTTAGAAAAAATTAATTCTGAAGATTATGAAAAGTAtgttattattatatgatacacaggttcaaaatgaaaaaatgaataaaatgatTGACATCATGTTTGTATTGTCGggtaattaaaatatagatggtaATTCTAATGGAACATATTGGTTTAAGGTATCACTAAATACCTTACCTTTATCTCTTAACCAGATAATCATATCACATTAAGTTGAATACCAAACGTTATCACATCTAAAACCAAATAAAGAGGTTTTGACAAAATTTGAAGTTGAATTTGAATATATGAAATAACATAACTATACATCTATTTCATATGAcggatatttttttaaagatttcctATCTGTTTGATTAACAAGTAGCAAAATGTCAAATTGCATGCAAACTGCCGTTTTTCACCTACTGATACATGTGATACTGGGAGGTTTACTAAAGTACAGATTCATACCAAAGACATCCGACAAAATACACACAGATTACACATATAAGAAAATGGACTTGAAGTCTATTATAAAAAGGAACTGAAGAGACATGAGCTCTACTTCTCTTCTTCATGGCTCCGCTCGCGAAAATCTCGGTAAGATTTTATTAGAACTCACTGTGAACCCAATTGTCAAAACTCATCAATTCTACTCTTCGGTTGTGacaaaatttatttgaaaaattttgTGTGATTCGTTataaattacagaaaaaaaaaatataataaaaaactATTTAGAAATTAAGAGGAAGCAAAACATTCCAAATTCAACACTGTAAACTAATATATTACTAAAGGACAATACATGAttaaaatgttcaatatcaCAGTTGTTCTAGGTCCTCTCTACTACTTGGATAGTAGAAAATGATGTGTCTACATTTTTGTCTGTCTTACTCACACAGTACTGGAGTTAGTCAATATTGATTGTGTAGTATGTGACGTAGCATTGTCACTTGATACGTCTTTGGTCTTAACACAACAAAGTTTGGCATATCGCTTCCAAACACGTTTGTTCATAACAAAACTGACAAACACAAACACTCCTTGACAAACTGTGAAAAACACAACAAGAAAACTAAACACGGACACAATAAACAATGTGTCAATTACCAACAAAATCCAAGTTATCCCTGtcaaagaaaataatttaaCGTAAATAATAAAATCGTTTCTTTTCTCCCGTGTGCTCTCTACTTTTGGTGTCCCTTTAATCTTAATTGCAGTTCGTGTAAAGAAATAAATGTTGCTGACACAGATTAGCAGTACAGGCACAAGAAATGTTGTATAGAAAGACACAATGTTGTTTACAAAACATGTTGTATTTCCGTAACCAATTCCTCCATCTTCAGACGTGCTAGATAAAATAATGACGTTTAAAACAATAACTGCCACCGGTAAGCCATGAGAatacaacatatacatcattatcCTCTTTttccatccgtctgtctgtcttcCTGATATCAGGTCGCCACCAAAAACACTATACATATGAAAGGAACACACATTCATACAGGTGAAGGTTGACAACCAAAAGAAGTGGATTAGGATTCCCATTGTAGCGCAAAGTGTGGGTATTGACGTGAGGGTAAAACCGACCCGAAACAAGAGCTGTGCAAAGAACATTACGAATACCAGATTCATATTGTTGATGCCCGGTATCGATCTCATGACTGGGAACAAACAATATGTCATGAAAGTCAGAAAAAGACCAACAAGAGAGATGACAGTACATATCAAATCGAATGTACCCAATGCAGTAGATATAGCTGATATAGTTTCGTCTGTTTTTAAATAGTTTGCATTGATCTCACGAAAATCATCCAAACATATCCTTGCTTCCGTGTCAATTAAAATGTACTCTATTGGATTGAACAATCTATTGACTTTTCCCATGTTGATACTCAAATCTGTTCCATCTATTTTAAAGTCCTGTGGCTGAAACACAACATGGGTGCATAGAAGGAGTTCTGAAACAACGGCTGGATGAAAAGTGTCCTCAAAACGGTAATTTTTTCGGTTTGTTTCAGTCACGTGACATTGACGTGCAAAActtaaagtttttaaaaccaCTGGGATCATAAATGCATCCAATGAAGGGGAAGCCTTCAAGAACGTGGAGTTATCAATGTTAAAAGTTCCCCTTGTCATATTTATGAGTCTTCTCTCTGTCATGAGACGGTCCACCTTTTCTTCGATAAAGATGGAAGTGTGCACAAGCATGCGCACTCCTATACTTTCATTGTAGCTCACATCACAGGAAATATTCACCGCAATGTTGAAGGAATCgaaaattatcatattatttataGAGAAGATCtctgattttattttgtcttGCACTATGAGCAGCAAAAGTTCCGGAGGAGTTGAGGAGTGACCTTCCAGCGAAAATGACAGCACGTATAGTAGATTTCCCGTATGTTTAAGCAGAGGCTCACACTGGTTTCCCACAAGTGTTTTTCCAGGAAAACATGTCAAGTTGTGTATCATATTCtgtcaacataaaaaaaaacactttgttAGCGATATAATTCTCACATATTGATCCTCAaatcactttttataatggcagtgtacatgtaaaacatGGATAACAGTGGATTTGGGCAATAAACTACCTTCTTTGGAAAGTTCTCACAGCAGTGGAGACAGATTGAAATAACTCACGATATGATTAATTTGTCTGTAACTTTGTTTGAATCATTGGACAataattttcaaagaaattgtTACAAAATGACGTCGTTATGTCTGAAAGAGAAAATACACAAATTTTATAATATTCATATTGTGGCGTTTTAGAGTGAATATCCCCATCTTTTTGGacaattttttaaattcaagacgtatttatatgtacaaaggtatattatattattattattggcATTTAAACTAATAAATGATCTATgatctatttttttttgtaatttagcCAAAACATAGCACAactgttgacattttttttctgtatgacCCGTTTTTTCAGTTTCCGAAACTAAAATATAAATtctaaaaaatgaattaaattaaaaataaacgACAAGCTAACAGTATTTTACATATTAACAGCTTTACGTATTACATAAATAGAAGAATTTATAGCATCACCTAACTTCGTGTAACCGGACCTAAAAACCCTATTGATCAATGAACTTTGCAACAATTTATCTAGTAATGTTGTATAAAACGTGAATATCCACTCCGTGAAATATTGacaattgattaaaatgtttaaagtaaacagatgttgttgttttttttatttccaggAACTATGTTTTTGCCGGGAAGGGCCGCATGTACTCATGACGTCAAAATGATAGGCTCCATTGACAGCGCGATTTTTTAAACTTTGGAATGCTATAACACAATAACAGGTCGATTataaaaaaacacttaaatttGAAAACAGAGATAGCAGAACTTCACTGTCTCCTTTGTAATTTGTCTTTAATCCTGTGATAGGACAATAACTTTCCAAAGAAGGCAGTTTGAggcttaataaaaaaaatctcagaATAAAGTATTGTACCAAAACACTTACATTTGCTTTATTGAAAATTGTATTCTCTTCATTTCCTACTTCTAGCACTCTTGTGGCTAATGCCAATGCTGGACTCTGAACAATGAATAAATCACGTACAGAATGAAAAGGGCAAATCTCTATCACCACTTGCAGTAGGTATAAACGGTATCCAATAAAAAGGTTCAATTTTTTCGTTTGCAATAGAGCAGGTCTTACAGAAAATATTCCGATAGAGTCCAAAGCCAGGTACTTCCGGTAATGCTGCACATGCAGTTGTTATGTTTTTTCCGTAGTACTGATTTTCTGCTGCTACTAGACACGTAGCTCCCTTTGTTTTATCTAAAGATGAAGGTGAAGCACTATTACAAATGTAACAgtacacatttttaaaattatcatGCGATGGTAAAAATATGTCCAGATTTTCACAAGCTTGAGCAATGTCTGAGTCATATGCTGACCAAAGTccagttacattacatataccAATGTTTTCTTTGTTACAGTAAATTGTGCTCATTTTGAACACAGTATCATGAGTGTTCGCTGGGACGATCTGAATGCGGCAATTTCTTCGCTTTGCTTGTTGAAGTATCGCCTGAACGGTAGGAAAGTAATTATAATGTGGATAGGAGTCACATTCAATAAGAAATTCCCAATGCGACGGAGAAACTAGTGACAGATTCTTTGTAGGATGATTACAGCGAAAACAGTCAAGATttttataaataacattatCATATGTTACTGGGAGTGTACCAAATATATCGTTCACATCTGCACTGTTGCATCTATTTGCAGTGACATCACTTCCGGAAAGCTCATTGCATCTGCTAATCGCGCCAATATGCGAGGAGAAATGAGTCGGTCCTGATATTAAAGTCTCCAAACACGATGTCGTGCTATTGAGGAGAAAGTCATGACAACAAAAGGGCCTTGAGTGACGAAATAAGCAACTTTCGTCACATAGACATGTCTGATTTACGAAGAACCCTCCAGGGAATTTCGCAGAACAGTATGAATCGGTTCCATACATAGCATAGTGAAGCAAAAGAAGTTTGGTTTTGTTGAAGGATACAACGTAGTTTGACAACGTATGCACATCATCTTTATTACTGAAAACGGTAGAGTCTAAGATAGAATAATAAAAATCCAGCGCACGCTCCAATATCCGGACTCTAAACATATACGACAAGAAAGTACTTCTCTTTCCAATGATGGCATTGGCATCTTGATACCGGAAGTAGCTGGTATTGTTCCGGTTGCACAAGaaacaaaacacatttttatatgGCATCGTAGTTGGTGTTGCCTCCTCTTTTGTACACGCATCCAGCAATGCTGAATCATATGGTTCCCAGGAACCTGAAACGTTGCATGATGTTATGGCGTTAGTATTATGCAGAGGTGGATTacacatcaaacaaaacacatttttgaATCCTTTATCTTCAATGTGGTAACTTGAATGACACGCATTTGCTATATCATTGTCGTATGTGAGCCAGGTGCCTGTGACATTGCATTCAGTTACAGAAGAAATCGGGATATGCGTGGTAGACAAACACCTGTGCTTACTTGAATCATCATCTTCTTCGTACTGTACATTGCAATGTTCTTCGATTGCCTGATCTATAATGTCTCCATATGTGgacagaaaattaaaatcaGAGACTGTTTCGCATGAAATACCGATCCCCCAATTTGAATAATTAAAGACACCGTTACATTCAGCACAATGCTTATTACGAAACGTGAACGCATACTTATTTGATGTTACCGGTGGTTTTTGCATCAACTGAGCACTTGTAAAATTCTGATAACACTTTTCTTTCGTCTCATGTGAAGATTCATCATGGCATTCCACTATCATATGGCCTTGATCATTCCCAAATGGCGTATTTCTTATTATAAATATGTCTTGACAAATCGGTTCTGGAAACGAAAACATAATATCCGGGCAACATGTTCCACTTTGAACACAATCTTTATCGCAGCTGCACCGAGGACATAATTCTAATCCTGAAGTAGCCTGATGGGATTTGATGAAATCATAGTTCTGTTTTTCACATATATATTCCGAGCCACAAACTAGATAGTATTGGTATATTAAGTTTGTTAGATTATGAACAGTCCTGGTTGTCGATTCTTGAGTATGCCATTTTGTTGTCTTTTGGTCCATTTTAACTGACGACTCGAGTGCATCCAGTGTATTCAGAATGGTGATAAAAATTAACACAGTCTTCAAGAGTTGTATTTCCATTTGAGCTGTATTTCGCGTCATAGAACCTGTAAATACAAAATAGGTCGTCATCAATGATAGGAACCTGTTGGTGATCAGGTAGATATCAAGTGTATTTTTGTGTTGTAACAAATTCATTTTTCGCAAATAAGActattttatatgttatagatttaaggtttgagtgtattcaaaaactcagattttaacttttttttttttttttttatttattttcattttgaaaccGATAACCGTTAGGTCGAcacaggccaatatgcgccatacctcttttAATACAGAATTTCAAAAGAATATTTAAGAACATGTGTTGCTTTATCGGAACTACACGTCCAAGTTTTTTAAGCCTTTGCAAAAAAATGTTGTCAAACAAAAACACGATAAAATTTGTGTACAACGTCAGCAACCATTATGACGTCATCGGCAATCTTCAAAGTCTTTGTGAAATAAAGAGTTTAAAAGAGTTAGGAGCATAATCATGTGCAACAATCACGAGGATATTCCACTTTGAACTAATTAATTAGTTTGGACCTAGTACATATACTACATACAGCTACACTTGAATAAATTTCGTATTTAGTAGATCCTAATATGTAGGTTATGATACAGACACAATAGAAACATGATAGGTTTTTTTATATCCAATgattgatatactgtataacatgaaacggttgtgtataaactttcgtTGGTTGCTTTTGAAccacgaatatatatatataaattacgaATATTGTATGTACTATAGTTATATTATTGTTCCGTGGGCTAACCACAAAAGGTTGTACCCACGAAATAATCTTAGATTTCCGAACTACATCAGACATAACATACGAAATATTGTTAACAAACAGATGGAAAACATACAGTGACGTATCTTATCCGGCAGTGATATAGACTAACACCCCCTGTCAAGTTTTGGTTGTAGATTCTTctagaaaacaacaacaaaacgaATGTTTGGCGAGATAATGATGTTTATCTGGTCATAGTTACCAGCTCAGTGTGTGGtgataagaaaaaaaaccacGTGTAGGTAAAGGTTGTCGATTAACCCTCATTTCAAGGGTAATAATCCCTATGCGGACGGTTTGAGATGTGCCAAGTGTTATGTGCCTGTATCATTTGCAAAAGTAATCTACTTCACGTTTGGTAGCAACGCAGACTCGAAAATAAGcttaatcaattaatcaatcaatcaatcaatcaatcaatcaaaatcaATGACTTTTATAAGGATATATTTTCACTGGtgtatttaaaaaacaaaccCGCGAATGCGAAACGGATTTAGTCTAAAGCGAGGTCACACAGTATTTATTTaggcattgaactgtttttgtatggtatttatgatctatttgaatgccagagctttgcaagcaaacaacataatgtgcggtaacttaattatcctggatattgtagttcggtttgtgttgtattaatacgctgaaTAGTGTAGCGCGTGATAAATGGCATTTAAACGTAATCAAAAGCCcgagctctcaaacagactatatagtgacaatgtcagacaaatgtaaatatataatgttaaatgtCATTACATGAGATTAACCATATTTTATCCGAGGCTGTAATGTGTGTATCACTGGTCCATAATGATATGATTGCTGATGGCGATTTTCCGGAACGGTTTAGTTGATTAAGCCTATGTGTAAACAGGAAAACGgtttatgtaaataaacatattttcgCGTACGATTAATTTTCGCGTATTTCTCGCGCGATTAAAATTCGCGATAATTAATCGCCGcgaaaacaaatttcaatcaCTGGTACAATATACTTTTGATGACCGTAGATCGACAAAATTTTTTGTCACGAAAAAGTCGTTAGGCATTGATGGTGTAAAGAGCATTTAGATTTGAAAATAGATAATTCCGTATGTCATTACATTAATTGTAATATTATATCTTGGGTCTTTGCGATGATACTACACAACTCTATACTAAATACCGCTTTATATCACACCACTATTGTCTGTATCGCTAGATAAGAACATTGATAATGAGGAATGTTTTTATATGCGGAAGTTTCATCCTATAATCTTAAAAATTAACACTTGAAGACCAGCAGAGGAAAGGAAACAGAAAATATTTCCTTCCCCTCGTCTATCAAGTATCTACAGCATACAACTGAGCATAATAAACACATTGACGTCAGTCATCCCAAATAGCAGCCAGTTTTCTAATgagttatataattacattttctgtTGAATCAGTGTATTGTCTTAAATGTTGTAGATTAAAAGTACCTCAAGATTATTCGGTCTACGTTACTTAATTTTTAAACTCTCTGCGTTGTACAAAAGGCACCCCTCACCTGCACCTTTGAATTTAACCATTGATACAAACTATGTAGATTAATCAATAAAAACTCCATTATTAATCTATATTTCAAGTTGAATAATCTTTCCACTAAACTATTAACAGTAAATGAATCACCGGAAATTTCAAACTACAACTGTAAGGATTGAATGACGAATCAGGAAACATTATCAAGTATCTACGGAAAGCTGGTCAATACAAATAATACGATAGGAAAATGCATTGTGGCTCTCACTACTGTGATATACGTCTTACGTGAAACTTGAAGATATCAAAATAAGATCACCATACTGTTATAAAACAATTTATCTCCTGTCTCGAAATAATCAAAACATCCACACTACAAAGCATTGATAGCTTTAAATTCAAAGTGAGACACCAGTTCAACAACCTAAACATAAACAGGGGACATAAACATCtgccatatatatatcttttaaatgaTTGAACTATG
The window above is part of the Pecten maximus chromosome 2, xPecMax1.1, whole genome shotgun sequence genome. Proteins encoded here:
- the LOC117322017 gene encoding uncharacterized protein LOC117322017, which produces MTRNTAQMEIQLLKTVLIFITILNTLDALESSVKMDQKTTKWHTQESTTRTVHNLTNLIYQYYLVCGSEYICEKQNYDFIKSHQATSGLELCPRCSCDKDCVQSGTCCPDIMFSFPEPICQDIFIIRNTPFGNDQGHMIVECHDESSHETKEKCYQNFTSAQLMQKPPVTSNKYAFTFRNKHCAECNGVFNYSNWGIGISCETVSDFNFLSTYGDIIDQAIEEHCNVQYEEDDDSSKHRCLSTTHIPISSVTECNVTGTWLTYDNDIANACHSSYHIEDKGFKNVFCLMCNPPLHNTNAITSCNVSGSWEPYDSALLDACTKEEATPTTMPYKNVFCFLCNRNNTSYFRYQDANAIIGKRSTFLSYMFRVRILERALDFYYSILDSTVFSNKDDVHTLSNYVVSFNKTKLLLLHYAMYGTDSYCSAKFPGGFFVNQTCLCDESCLFRHSRPFCCHDFLLNSTTSCLETLISGPTHFSSHIGAISRCNELSGSDVTANRCNSADVNDIFGTLPVTYDNVIYKNLDCFRCNHPTKNLSLVSPSHWEFLIECDSYPHYNYFPTVQAILQQAKRRNCRIQIVPANTHDTVFKMSTIYCNKENIGICNVTGLWSAYDSDIAQACENLDIFLPSHDNFKNVYCYICNSASPSSLDKTKGATCLVAAENQYYGKNITTACAALPEVPGFGLYRNIFCKTCSIANEKIEPFYWIPFIPTASGDRDLPFSFCT